In Streptomyces chartreusis, the following proteins share a genomic window:
- a CDS encoding helix-turn-helix domain-containing protein gives MPGGRLTQSERRQIALGLADSLAYAEIARRLQRPTSTITREVMRNGGPSAYRADLAHRATEQRARRRGPAASRGPQPLPQPHGRDADAVAAYEETLTTVLMGSGLPKMTARVLTCLFTTDAGSLTASQLAAHLNVSPASISKAIAFLEGQSLVRRERDERRRDRYIVDDELFYQATLASARANDQLVATARQGVTVLGPHTPAAARLENIARFLDYISDSITRAAEQARQVLHTTPRPPADRTTQPHPHD, from the coding sequence ATGCCGGGAGGCAGGCTCACTCAGTCCGAACGCCGGCAGATCGCGCTGGGGCTGGCCGACAGCCTCGCCTACGCCGAGATCGCGCGGCGCCTTCAGCGTCCGACCTCAACCATCACGCGTGAGGTGATGCGCAACGGCGGCCCGAGCGCCTACCGTGCCGACCTCGCCCACCGTGCCACCGAGCAGCGTGCCCGCCGGCGCGGGCCCGCCGCCTCCCGGGGACCGCAGCCGCTCCCCCAGCCGCACGGACGCGACGCCGACGCCGTGGCCGCGTACGAGGAGACGCTCACGACCGTCCTGATGGGCTCGGGCCTGCCGAAGATGACGGCCCGGGTGCTGACATGCCTGTTCACCACCGACGCGGGCAGCCTCACCGCGTCCCAGCTCGCGGCGCACCTGAATGTCAGCCCCGCCTCCATCTCCAAGGCCATCGCCTTCCTGGAAGGCCAGAGCCTCGTCCGCAGGGAGCGCGACGAACGGCGCCGCGACCGCTACATCGTCGACGACGAGCTCTTCTACCAGGCCACCCTCGCCAGCGCCCGGGCCAACGACCAGCTCGTCGCCACCGCACGCCAGGGTGTCACCGTCCTCGGCCCTCACACCCCCGCCGCCGCCCGGCTGGAGAACATCGCCCGCTTCCTCGACTACATCAGCGACAGCATCACCCGCGCCGCCGAGCAGGCCCGCCAGGTCCTGCACACCACACCCCGGCCCCCTGCCGACCGCACCACCCAGCCGCACCCGCACGACTGA
- a CDS encoding DUF4097 family beta strand repeat-containing protein, whose product MQKFHTPAPISAVLNIPAGRVQIIAADRTDTTVEIRPANPTKNRDTKTAEQTEITYTDGTLHIHTPEPDHQLLGHPGSVEITIQLPAGSHIEAKTAATELRGVGRLGDITFDGAYRHTKIDEATGVRLTATDSDIEIGRLTGPAHITTARGTIRITEAVTGTLDLRTQSGDITLGAATGTSATLDASTGYGRINNTLKNDGTPALHIRATTTHGDITAHSL is encoded by the coding sequence ATGCAGAAGTTCCACACCCCCGCCCCGATCTCCGCCGTCCTGAACATCCCCGCCGGACGCGTCCAGATCATCGCCGCCGACCGCACCGACACAACCGTCGAGATCCGCCCCGCCAACCCCACCAAGAACCGCGACACCAAGACCGCCGAACAGACCGAAATCACCTACACCGACGGCACCCTGCACATCCACACCCCCGAGCCCGACCACCAACTCCTCGGCCATCCCGGATCCGTGGAAATCACCATCCAACTGCCCGCCGGCTCCCACATCGAGGCAAAGACCGCCGCCACCGAACTCCGCGGCGTGGGCCGCCTCGGCGACATCACCTTCGACGGCGCCTACCGCCACACCAAGATCGACGAAGCCACCGGCGTCCGCCTCACCGCAACCGACAGCGACATCGAGATCGGCCGCCTCACCGGCCCCGCACACATCACCACCGCACGAGGCACCATACGCATCACCGAAGCCGTAACCGGCACCCTCGACCTGCGCACCCAGTCCGGCGACATCACCCTCGGCGCCGCCACCGGCACCTCAGCCACCCTGGACGCCAGCACCGGCTACGGCCGCATCAACAACACCCTGAAGAACGACGGCACCCCCGCACTCCACATCCGCGCCACCACCACCCACGGCGACATCACCGCCCACAGCCTCTAA